The Lacrimispora xylanolytica genome has a segment encoding these proteins:
- a CDS encoding O-antigen ligase family protein → MTLYVASYLMISRFWKAKEWVLDVFLVSGMIVCFVGITDYFRMDVLNLHKYIAHEEWDIFTSTIGNINMYTGYVALILGASAAWFAIAKSRIRVIWCYLCMVISFFAIILGRSDNAYLALAALFGFLPFLLFRSKTGMKRYLLMLATFGTVVLCIIQMNQAYKDTVIGLDSLFQTLAEFNGFLYVVAGLWAIYAAVYILIKKSRNKNDEVGPVVMYGWAGLLILSVLVLGFLLFDANVAGNAARYGSLGNYLVFDDSWGTGRGYIWRKSMELYKEFTPMHKLFGHGPDTFGILTVTKIGEEMPQRFENAHNEYLQYFMTIGLTGLIAYVVFLGSAIYCMCKNVKTKPYIIGCCFAVICYMTQAVVNISVVIVTPMMWLLLSVGMASGKKRCDE, encoded by the coding sequence ATGACACTCTATGTTGCATCCTATCTGATGATTAGCCGGTTTTGGAAGGCAAAGGAATGGGTACTGGATGTTTTTCTGGTCAGTGGTATGATTGTATGTTTTGTTGGAATCACAGATTATTTTAGGATGGATGTCCTTAATCTTCATAAATACATTGCTCATGAAGAATGGGATATATTTACCTCCACCATAGGAAATATTAATATGTACACCGGTTATGTTGCACTGATTTTAGGTGCTTCAGCGGCGTGGTTTGCCATTGCTAAGAGTAGGATAAGAGTCATCTGGTGTTATCTCTGTATGGTAATTAGCTTTTTTGCAATTATCCTGGGACGCAGCGACAATGCATATTTGGCATTGGCCGCTTTGTTTGGATTTCTGCCCTTTCTATTATTCAGAAGTAAAACCGGGATGAAGCGATATTTGCTGATGCTTGCTACATTTGGTACCGTGGTGCTATGCATTATCCAAATGAACCAGGCCTACAAGGATACGGTGATTGGGCTTGATAGTTTGTTTCAGACATTGGCTGAGTTTAATGGCTTCCTATACGTGGTAGCAGGGCTGTGGGCAATATACGCTGCAGTTTATATCCTGATTAAAAAAAGCCGGAATAAGAATGATGAAGTTGGACCGGTGGTCATGTATGGCTGGGCTGGACTGCTGATACTTTCCGTATTGGTTCTTGGATTTTTGCTTTTTGATGCAAATGTGGCTGGAAATGCAGCAAGGTATGGCTCTTTGGGGAATTATCTCGTATTTGATGATAGCTGGGGAACTGGTCGGGGGTATATTTGGAGAAAGTCAATGGAGTTATATAAGGAATTTACTCCAATGCATAAATTATTTGGGCATGGACCGGATACCTTTGGAATACTGACTGTAACAAAAATCGGTGAAGAAATGCCACAACGCTTTGAAAATGCCCATAATGAGTATTTGCAGTACTTCATGACCATTGGGCTGACTGGTTTGATTGCTTACGTTGTTTTTCTTGGCTCAGCAATTTACTGTATGTGTAAAAATGTGAAGACAAAGCCATATATCATAGGCTGTTGTTTTGCTGTGATATGTTATATGACTCAAGCGGTAGTAAATATAAGTGTAGTGATTGTAACTCCCATGATGTGGTTGTTGCTTAGCGTTGGAATGGCAAGCGGTAAGAAAAGGTGTGACGAATAA